In Phyllopteryx taeniolatus isolate TA_2022b chromosome 1, UOR_Ptae_1.2, whole genome shotgun sequence, the following proteins share a genomic window:
- the slc19a1 gene encoding reduced folate transporter isoform X3, with product MVSDSTAEQQNEMDQKVRAAEAIEGNADGDLDMAVCTSEEPPASEGLREEPRKWRWAVIFLCFYGFMSSIKPGEPFITPYLLSAEKNFTSQQVTNEIIPVLTYSYMAVLVPAFLLTDLLRYKPLLVLQSFSQVVIWVILLLGLVLSLCLPWPKRSLFFNQARREAASQVAAKAELDKMNPKDSQLTAAVSTCSASRWKDSIFVQMLMELRTVVKRPNMRLWSLWWVFNSTGYYLVLFYVHILWSKVYPATENNNVYNGAVEAASTLLSVLTSFIAGFVKIRWNIWSELVIGSITAVQAALLLLMGTTDNIWLCYVAYVLFRSSYQFLVPIATFQIASSLTKELCALVFGINTFLGTMLKSIMNLIFADKRGLALDVHSQFLVYFIYFTLLTVTYLTCAAVVIFRHFRNRPERREVSRQPKSTELSDMDDCCDAHKHLCRTIIRMQCCQMQREHFAGF from the exons ATGGTTTCAGACAGTACAGCGGAGCAGCAGAATGAGATGGACCAGAAGGTGCGTGCAGCTGAAGCCATAGAAGGAAATGCGGACGGGGATTTGGACATGGCTGTGTGCACTTCGGAGGAGCCGCCTGCCTCTGAAGGTCTCCGCGAAGAGCCCAGAAAGTGGAGGTGGGCTGTGATATTCTTGTGCTTCTATGGGTTTATGTCGTCCATCAAGCCTGGAGAGCCCTTCATTACGCCATATCTACTCAGCGCTGAGAAGAACTTTACCAGTCAGCAG gTGACCAACGAGATTATTCCGGTGCTGACGTACTCCTACATGGCAGTGCTGGTACCCGCCTTCCTGCTGACGGATCTTCTGCGCTACAAGCCGCTTCTGGTCCTCCAGAGCTTCAGCCAGGTGGTCATCTGGGTCATACTGCTGCTCG GTCTGGTGCTGTCGCTGTGCCTGCCCTGGCCCAAACGCTCCTTGTTTTTCAACCAGGCGCGCAGAGAAGCGGCCTCTCAAGTAGCCGCCAAGGCGGAACTGGACAAGATGAACCCGAAGGATTCCCAGTTGACCGCAGCGGTCTCCACGTGCTCTGCGTCCCGCTGGAAGGATTCTATCTTTGTGCAGATGCTGATGGAGCTGAGAACTGTGGTGAAAAGGCCCAACATGCGACTGTGGTCCCTGTGGTGGGTGTTCAACTCCACAGGATACTACCTGGTGCTCTTCTACGTCCACATCCTGTGGAGCAAAGTGTACCCGGCCACTGAGAACAATAATGTTTACAATGGGGCCGTGGAAGCTGCTTCTACCTTACTGA GTGTGTTGACCTCTTTCATCGCAGGCTTTGTGAAAATCCGGTGGAATATCTGGTCAGAGCTCGTCATCGGCTCGATCACAGCCGTGCAGGCTGCCCTGCTACTGCTCATGGGCACAACTGACAACATCTGGCTCTGTTACGTGGCCTACGTCCTCTTCAGAAGCTCCTACCAGTTCCTGGTGCCCATTGCCAC TTTTCAGATCGCGTCGTCGCTCACCAAGGAGCTGTGCGCCCTGGTGTTCGGCATCAACACCTTCCTGGGGACCATGCTGAAAAGCATCATGAACCTGATATTTGCCGACAAGAGGGGGCTGGCTTTGGATGTGCACAGTCAG TTTCTTGTGTACTTCATTtacttcaccctgctgaccgTCACCTACTTGACGTGCGCTGCCGTCGTCATCTTCCGTCACTTCAGAAACCGGCCCGAGAGGCGAGAGGTCAGCCGGCAGCCCAAATCGACGGAGCTCAGCGACATG GATGACTGCTGTGACGCCCACAAGCACTTGTGCAGGACAATTATCAGAATGCAGTGTTGCCAAATGCAACGGGAACATTTTGCAGGGTTTTAA
- the slc19a1 gene encoding reduced folate transporter isoform X1: MVSDSTAEQQNEMDQKVRAAEAIEGNADGDLDMAVCTSEEPPASEGLREEPRKWRWAVIFLCFYGFMSSIKPGEPFITPYLLSAEKNFTSQQVTNEIIPVLTYSYMAVLVPAFLLTDLLRYKPLLVLQSFSQVVIWVILLLGTSLLEMQFMEFFYGVTMACRVAYSSYIFSLVSLSLYQRVASYSRASVLLGVFTSSVLGQLFISVGRIRYNTLSAISLGFVSLGLVLSLCLPWPKRSLFFNQARREAASQVAAKAELDKMNPKDSQLTAAVSTCSASRWKDSIFVQMLMELRTVVKRPNMRLWSLWWVFNSTGYYLVLFYVHILWSKVYPATENNNVYNGAVEAASTLLSVLTSFIAGFVKIRWNIWSELVIGSITAVQAALLLLMGTTDNIWLCYVAYVLFRSSYQFLVPIATFQIASSLTKELCALVFGINTFLGTMLKSIMNLIFADKRGLALDVHSQFLVYFIYFTLLTVTYLTCAAVVIFRHFRNRPERREVSRQPKSTELSDMDDCCDAHKHLCRTIIRMQCCQMQREHFAGF, from the exons ATGGTTTCAGACAGTACAGCGGAGCAGCAGAATGAGATGGACCAGAAGGTGCGTGCAGCTGAAGCCATAGAAGGAAATGCGGACGGGGATTTGGACATGGCTGTGTGCACTTCGGAGGAGCCGCCTGCCTCTGAAGGTCTCCGCGAAGAGCCCAGAAAGTGGAGGTGGGCTGTGATATTCTTGTGCTTCTATGGGTTTATGTCGTCCATCAAGCCTGGAGAGCCCTTCATTACGCCATATCTACTCAGCGCTGAGAAGAACTTTACCAGTCAGCAG gTGACCAACGAGATTATTCCGGTGCTGACGTACTCCTACATGGCAGTGCTGGTACCCGCCTTCCTGCTGACGGATCTTCTGCGCTACAAGCCGCTTCTGGTCCTCCAGAGCTTCAGCCAGGTGGTCATCTGGGTCATACTGCTGCTCGGTACTTCCCTCCTCGAGATGCAGTTCATGGAATTCTTCTACGGTGTCACAATGGCGTGCCGCGTGGCGTATTCCTCCTACATTTTCTCCCTGGTCAGCCTGAGCCTCTATCAGCGCGTTGCCAGCTACTCGCGCGCCTCGGTCCTCTTGGGCGTGTTCACCAGCTCTGTGCTGGGCCAGCTTTTCATCTCAGTGGGGCGAATCCGCTACAACACCCTCAGTGCTATTTCTTTGGGTTTTGTCAGTTTAGGTCTGGTGCTGTCGCTGTGCCTGCCCTGGCCCAAACGCTCCTTGTTTTTCAACCAGGCGCGCAGAGAAGCGGCCTCTCAAGTAGCCGCCAAGGCGGAACTGGACAAGATGAACCCGAAGGATTCCCAGTTGACCGCAGCGGTCTCCACGTGCTCTGCGTCCCGCTGGAAGGATTCTATCTTTGTGCAGATGCTGATGGAGCTGAGAACTGTGGTGAAAAGGCCCAACATGCGACTGTGGTCCCTGTGGTGGGTGTTCAACTCCACAGGATACTACCTGGTGCTCTTCTACGTCCACATCCTGTGGAGCAAAGTGTACCCGGCCACTGAGAACAATAATGTTTACAATGGGGCCGTGGAAGCTGCTTCTACCTTACTGA GTGTGTTGACCTCTTTCATCGCAGGCTTTGTGAAAATCCGGTGGAATATCTGGTCAGAGCTCGTCATCGGCTCGATCACAGCCGTGCAGGCTGCCCTGCTACTGCTCATGGGCACAACTGACAACATCTGGCTCTGTTACGTGGCCTACGTCCTCTTCAGAAGCTCCTACCAGTTCCTGGTGCCCATTGCCAC TTTTCAGATCGCGTCGTCGCTCACCAAGGAGCTGTGCGCCCTGGTGTTCGGCATCAACACCTTCCTGGGGACCATGCTGAAAAGCATCATGAACCTGATATTTGCCGACAAGAGGGGGCTGGCTTTGGATGTGCACAGTCAG TTTCTTGTGTACTTCATTtacttcaccctgctgaccgTCACCTACTTGACGTGCGCTGCCGTCGTCATCTTCCGTCACTTCAGAAACCGGCCCGAGAGGCGAGAGGTCAGCCGGCAGCCCAAATCGACGGAGCTCAGCGACATG GATGACTGCTGTGACGCCCACAAGCACTTGTGCAGGACAATTATCAGAATGCAGTGTTGCCAAATGCAACGGGAACATTTTGCAGGGTTTTAA
- the slc19a1 gene encoding reduced folate transporter isoform X2, translated as MDQKVRAAEAIEGNADGDLDMAVCTSEEPPASEGLREEPRKWRWAVIFLCFYGFMSSIKPGEPFITPYLLSAEKNFTSQQVTNEIIPVLTYSYMAVLVPAFLLTDLLRYKPLLVLQSFSQVVIWVILLLGTSLLEMQFMEFFYGVTMACRVAYSSYIFSLVSLSLYQRVASYSRASVLLGVFTSSVLGQLFISVGRIRYNTLSAISLGFVSLGLVLSLCLPWPKRSLFFNQARREAASQVAAKAELDKMNPKDSQLTAAVSTCSASRWKDSIFVQMLMELRTVVKRPNMRLWSLWWVFNSTGYYLVLFYVHILWSKVYPATENNNVYNGAVEAASTLLSVLTSFIAGFVKIRWNIWSELVIGSITAVQAALLLLMGTTDNIWLCYVAYVLFRSSYQFLVPIATFQIASSLTKELCALVFGINTFLGTMLKSIMNLIFADKRGLALDVHSQFLVYFIYFTLLTVTYLTCAAVVIFRHFRNRPERREVSRQPKSTELSDMDDCCDAHKHLCRTIIRMQCCQMQREHFAGF; from the exons ATGGACCAGAAGGTGCGTGCAGCTGAAGCCATAGAAGGAAATGCGGACGGGGATTTGGACATGGCTGTGTGCACTTCGGAGGAGCCGCCTGCCTCTGAAGGTCTCCGCGAAGAGCCCAGAAAGTGGAGGTGGGCTGTGATATTCTTGTGCTTCTATGGGTTTATGTCGTCCATCAAGCCTGGAGAGCCCTTCATTACGCCATATCTACTCAGCGCTGAGAAGAACTTTACCAGTCAGCAG gTGACCAACGAGATTATTCCGGTGCTGACGTACTCCTACATGGCAGTGCTGGTACCCGCCTTCCTGCTGACGGATCTTCTGCGCTACAAGCCGCTTCTGGTCCTCCAGAGCTTCAGCCAGGTGGTCATCTGGGTCATACTGCTGCTCGGTACTTCCCTCCTCGAGATGCAGTTCATGGAATTCTTCTACGGTGTCACAATGGCGTGCCGCGTGGCGTATTCCTCCTACATTTTCTCCCTGGTCAGCCTGAGCCTCTATCAGCGCGTTGCCAGCTACTCGCGCGCCTCGGTCCTCTTGGGCGTGTTCACCAGCTCTGTGCTGGGCCAGCTTTTCATCTCAGTGGGGCGAATCCGCTACAACACCCTCAGTGCTATTTCTTTGGGTTTTGTCAGTTTAGGTCTGGTGCTGTCGCTGTGCCTGCCCTGGCCCAAACGCTCCTTGTTTTTCAACCAGGCGCGCAGAGAAGCGGCCTCTCAAGTAGCCGCCAAGGCGGAACTGGACAAGATGAACCCGAAGGATTCCCAGTTGACCGCAGCGGTCTCCACGTGCTCTGCGTCCCGCTGGAAGGATTCTATCTTTGTGCAGATGCTGATGGAGCTGAGAACTGTGGTGAAAAGGCCCAACATGCGACTGTGGTCCCTGTGGTGGGTGTTCAACTCCACAGGATACTACCTGGTGCTCTTCTACGTCCACATCCTGTGGAGCAAAGTGTACCCGGCCACTGAGAACAATAATGTTTACAATGGGGCCGTGGAAGCTGCTTCTACCTTACTGA GTGTGTTGACCTCTTTCATCGCAGGCTTTGTGAAAATCCGGTGGAATATCTGGTCAGAGCTCGTCATCGGCTCGATCACAGCCGTGCAGGCTGCCCTGCTACTGCTCATGGGCACAACTGACAACATCTGGCTCTGTTACGTGGCCTACGTCCTCTTCAGAAGCTCCTACCAGTTCCTGGTGCCCATTGCCAC TTTTCAGATCGCGTCGTCGCTCACCAAGGAGCTGTGCGCCCTGGTGTTCGGCATCAACACCTTCCTGGGGACCATGCTGAAAAGCATCATGAACCTGATATTTGCCGACAAGAGGGGGCTGGCTTTGGATGTGCACAGTCAG TTTCTTGTGTACTTCATTtacttcaccctgctgaccgTCACCTACTTGACGTGCGCTGCCGTCGTCATCTTCCGTCACTTCAGAAACCGGCCCGAGAGGCGAGAGGTCAGCCGGCAGCCCAAATCGACGGAGCTCAGCGACATG GATGACTGCTGTGACGCCCACAAGCACTTGTGCAGGACAATTATCAGAATGCAGTGTTGCCAAATGCAACGGGAACATTTTGCAGGGTTTTAA
- the LOC133479182 gene encoding cytochrome P450 4F3 isoform X1 yields MSLVLRALSQLFCWAALCHVLQVAAAGLVALVTVWTAGLLLQHARLTRRLSCFSKPHADSWLIGHLGQMKSTEEGLLQVDELVQTYKHSCSWFLGPFYHLVRLFHPDFVKPLLMAPASITVKDELIYGHLRPWLGQSLLLSNGEAWSRRRRLLTPAFHFDILRNYIATFNTSADAMHAKWRRLLAEGNSTLEMFDHVTLMTLDSLLKCAFSYSSNCQESSSEYVSAIVELSNQIIERRQNILHHWDWIYWKTAQGKRFKRALNIVHSFTSEVVQRRRTRLRQTSSDSTSEPGRKKDFVDIILLAKDDDGRGLTDEEVEAEANTFMFAGHDTTASAVCWTLFNLARHAHFQEKCRREALQLMKGREGQRIEWEDLSKLPFTTMCIREALRLHSPVQAVTRTYTQDMPLPGNRTVPKGAICLVSIYGTHHNPAVWTNPHKLHRSEICAGRAPGCRVTDAAQVPLDSGDEPQTGLRGGPASAPARAEGGGRPVAAAGAPDADARCQGGAGCMRRFCCTLDPNCYTYRCECECDCLFVSMCPETGWYTPNRSPQRSWDGLQHARDPREEKRYGKWNG; encoded by the exons ATGTCTCTCGTCTTGCGTGCCCTCTCTCAGCTGTTCTGCTGGGCCGCCCTTTGCCACGTCTTACAAGTGGCTGCTGCGGGACTGGTTGCCCTGGTAACGGTCTGGACCGCCGGGCTGTTGCTTCAACACGCTCGTTTGACTCGTAGGCTGTCCTGCTTCAGCAAACCTCATGCAGACTCTTGGCTCATAGGCCACCTGGGTCAG ATGAAGAGCACAGAGGAAGGTCTCCTCCAGGTGGATGAGTTAGTGCAGACGTACAAACATTCCTGCAGCTGGTTCCTCGGGCCCTTCTATCATCTGGTCAGACTCTTCCACCCGGACTTTGTCAAACCTCTGCTAATGGCACCAG CCAGTATCACGGTGAAAGATGAGCTCATCTATGGTCATCTCCGTCCGTGGCTCG GCCAGAGTCTGTTGCTGAGCAACGGGGAGGCGTGGTCCCGCAGGAGGCGTCTTCTGACCCCCGCTTTTCATTTCGACATACTGAGGAACTACATTGCCACATTTAACACTTCGGCGGACGCCATGCAT GCTAAGTGGCGGCGTCTGTTGGCAGAGGGTAACTCGACCCTGGAGATGTTCGACCACGTCACTCTGATGACGTTGGACAGTTTGCTGAAATGTGCCTTCAGCTACAGCAGCAACTGTCAGGA GTCGAGCAGCGAGTACGTGTCAGCCATAGTGGAGCTGAGCAATCAGATAATAGAACGGCGCCAAAACATTTTGCACCACTGGGACTGGATTTACTGGAAGACGGCGCAGGGAAAACGCTTTAAGAGGGCTTTGAACATCGTGCACAG TTTTACGAGTGAAGTGGTCCAGAGGCGCCGTACCCGCCTCAGACAGACCTCGTCTGATTCCACCTCCGAGCCCGGGAGGAAAAAGGATTTTGTGGACATCATACTGCTGGCCAAG gATGACGACGGCCGAGGCTTAACAGACGAGGAGGTGGAAGCTGAGGCCAACACTTTCATGTTTGCCG GTCATGACACCACAGCCAGTGCCGTTTGCTGGACGCTTTTTAATTTAGCACGCCACGCGCACTTTCAAGAAAAATGTCGGAGGGAGGCGCTGCAGCTTATGAAGGGCCGCGAAGGACAGCGAATAGAGTG GGAAGATCTGTCCAAGCTTCCTTTCACCACCATGTGCATCAGGGAGGCACTGAGGTTACACTCGCCGGTCCAGGCCGTGACGAGGACGTACACCCAGGACATGCCGCTGCCGGGGAACCGGACAGTGCCGAAAG GTGCCATCTGTTTAGTCAGCATTTACGGAACACACCACAACCCTGCGGTATGGACAAATCCACAC AAACTGCATCGGTCAGAAATTTGCGCTGGCAGAGCTCCGGGTTGTCGTGTCACTGACGCTGCTCAGGTTCCGCTTGACTCCGGGGATGAACCCCAAACTGGGCTCCGCGGAGGTCCGGCGTCTGCCCCAGCTCGTGCTGAGGGCGGAGGGCGGCCTGTGGCTGCGGCTGGAGCCCCTGACGCCGACGCCCGATGCCAAGGCGGCGCGGGATGCATGAGGCGCTTTTGTTGCACTCTTGACCCAAATTGTTATACATACAg gtgtgaatgtgagtgcgactgcttgtttgtttctatgtgccctgagactggctggtacaccccgaaccggtcgccccaacgtagctgggatgggctgcagcacgcccgcgacccgcgcgaggagaagcgctacggaaaatggaatGGATAA
- the LOC133479182 gene encoding cytochrome P450 4F3 isoform X2: protein MSLVLRALSQLFCWAALCHVLQVAAAGLVALVTVWTAGLLLQHARLTRRLSCFSKPHADSWLIGHLGQMKSTEEGLLQVDELVQTYKHSCSWFLGPFYHLVRLFHPDFVKPLLMAPASITVKDELIYGHLRPWLGQSLLLSNGEAWSRRRRLLTPAFHFDILRNYIATFNTSADAMHAKWRRLLAEGNSTLEMFDHVTLMTLDSLLKCAFSYSSNCQESSSEYVSAIVELSNQIIERRQNILHHWDWIYWKTAQGKRFKRALNIVHSFTSEVVQRRRTRLRQTSSDSTSEPGRKKDFVDIILLAKDDDGRGLTDEEVEAEANTFMFAGHDTTASAVCWTLFNLARHAHFQEKCRREALQLMKGREGQRIEWEDLSKLPFTTMCIREALRLHSPVQAVTRTYTQDMPLPGNRTVPKGAICLVSIYGTHHNPAVWTNPHEFDPLRFEAANQEGRSSHAFIPFSSGPRNCIGQKFALAELRVVVSLTLLRFRLTPGMNPKLGSAEVRRLPQLVLRAEGGLWLRLEPLTPTPDAKAARDA, encoded by the exons ATGTCTCTCGTCTTGCGTGCCCTCTCTCAGCTGTTCTGCTGGGCCGCCCTTTGCCACGTCTTACAAGTGGCTGCTGCGGGACTGGTTGCCCTGGTAACGGTCTGGACCGCCGGGCTGTTGCTTCAACACGCTCGTTTGACTCGTAGGCTGTCCTGCTTCAGCAAACCTCATGCAGACTCTTGGCTCATAGGCCACCTGGGTCAG ATGAAGAGCACAGAGGAAGGTCTCCTCCAGGTGGATGAGTTAGTGCAGACGTACAAACATTCCTGCAGCTGGTTCCTCGGGCCCTTCTATCATCTGGTCAGACTCTTCCACCCGGACTTTGTCAAACCTCTGCTAATGGCACCAG CCAGTATCACGGTGAAAGATGAGCTCATCTATGGTCATCTCCGTCCGTGGCTCG GCCAGAGTCTGTTGCTGAGCAACGGGGAGGCGTGGTCCCGCAGGAGGCGTCTTCTGACCCCCGCTTTTCATTTCGACATACTGAGGAACTACATTGCCACATTTAACACTTCGGCGGACGCCATGCAT GCTAAGTGGCGGCGTCTGTTGGCAGAGGGTAACTCGACCCTGGAGATGTTCGACCACGTCACTCTGATGACGTTGGACAGTTTGCTGAAATGTGCCTTCAGCTACAGCAGCAACTGTCAGGA GTCGAGCAGCGAGTACGTGTCAGCCATAGTGGAGCTGAGCAATCAGATAATAGAACGGCGCCAAAACATTTTGCACCACTGGGACTGGATTTACTGGAAGACGGCGCAGGGAAAACGCTTTAAGAGGGCTTTGAACATCGTGCACAG TTTTACGAGTGAAGTGGTCCAGAGGCGCCGTACCCGCCTCAGACAGACCTCGTCTGATTCCACCTCCGAGCCCGGGAGGAAAAAGGATTTTGTGGACATCATACTGCTGGCCAAG gATGACGACGGCCGAGGCTTAACAGACGAGGAGGTGGAAGCTGAGGCCAACACTTTCATGTTTGCCG GTCATGACACCACAGCCAGTGCCGTTTGCTGGACGCTTTTTAATTTAGCACGCCACGCGCACTTTCAAGAAAAATGTCGGAGGGAGGCGCTGCAGCTTATGAAGGGCCGCGAAGGACAGCGAATAGAGTG GGAAGATCTGTCCAAGCTTCCTTTCACCACCATGTGCATCAGGGAGGCACTGAGGTTACACTCGCCGGTCCAGGCCGTGACGAGGACGTACACCCAGGACATGCCGCTGCCGGGGAACCGGACAGTGCCGAAAG GTGCCATCTGTTTAGTCAGCATTTACGGAACACACCACAACCCTGCGGTATGGACAAATCCACAC GAGTTTGATCCTCTGCGTTTTGAAGCAGCCAACCAAGAGGGCCGCTCTTCCCACGCTTTTATTCCCTTCTCGTCAGGCCCCAG AAACTGCATCGGTCAGAAATTTGCGCTGGCAGAGCTCCGGGTTGTCGTGTCACTGACGCTGCTCAGGTTCCGCTTGACTCCGGGGATGAACCCCAAACTGGGCTCCGCGGAGGTCCGGCGTCTGCCCCAGCTCGTGCTGAGGGCGGAGGGCGGCCTGTGGCTGCGGCTGGAGCCCCTGACGCCGACGCCCGATGCCAAGGCGGCGCGGGATGCATGA